AGTTTTTGGGCTGATGGCTACTTTGCTGAAACCATAGGTAAAACCAATTACTTACAAATAAAAAAGTACATTAAAGACAATAAAGAAATTATGCCAGAGAAGGATTAAAACCACGGTCTTTAGACCGTGTGTAGTTTATTCCTGCCAAACGGCGGTCTTTAATTTTGTAATAGCTATTTCTTTTGGTTTTTTGATCAAAATGCTCTCGAATATATTTGACGATATTCTCGATTCTTTCCGGAGCAGCCAATATAGCCTCTCGATCAATGTCGTTAACTTTTTTATCCTCAATATCTTCTGCCTCGCGAATCGTAGAGACATAATCTACTTTAAATGGCAAAACATTTTTATCTGCTATGGCATCGACGATTGTATATGTGTGAAGTTTGTCACCAAAAGCCTGCTCAGTTGTTTTGAAGTCTGGACGACCCCCAGATGAAGAATTTATAGCGAAAATCGGTGTGCCCGTAAATCCAAACAAATGATAATTCTTAAATGCTTTAGTTATGGCTGCATGCATATCTCCAAATTGTGAACGGTGACACTCATCAAAAATGAG
This region of Candidatus Beckwithbacteria bacterium genomic DNA includes:
- a CDS encoding IS200/IS605 family transposase, coding for SFWADGYFAETIGKTNYLQIKKYIKDNKEIMPEKD